One Campylobacter massiliensis DNA window includes the following coding sequences:
- a CDS encoding M20/M25/M40 family metallo-hydrolase, which produces MQKNEVMNDFKRLCEIPHCSCETEQMREFLADFARCLGFSVNVDEAGNIHAVKGEPKICLQSHYDMVCVGAAPNLELIEEDGILRAKNSTLGADDGIGVAMMMGAMREFANLECLFTNDEEVGLVGANAFKGKILSPNLLNLDSEEDDRVTLGCAGGINVSAKIGAQTIKKSGKIYEIGVTGLSGGHSGNEIHKNIPNATKLLAKFLAEEGCELISLDFGERSNSIPANAVCKAICAHEPAQRGLAWVKSLGEGEADVLANSGKILALINSFAQGVRSYDTQLGMVNESINLSTVKQKGEVIEFDFFARAMKREGLENLGFETATLASALGFDVRVTDRSANWAPCISDFAHLVLEELQKQKPQAKFAAVHAGLECGVLVAKQPELQACSIGPNIHSPHSVNEHCEIASVEMIAEVVRNIVARLQ; this is translated from the coding sequence ATGCAAAAAAACGAGGTTATGAACGATTTTAAGAGGCTGTGCGAGATACCCCACTGCAGCTGCGAAACGGAGCAGATGAGGGAGTTTTTAGCGGATTTTGCGCGCTGCCTGGGCTTTAGTGTGAACGTCGATGAGGCGGGCAATATCCACGCCGTAAAGGGCGAGCCTAAAATTTGCCTGCAAAGCCACTACGACATGGTCTGCGTGGGCGCGGCGCCGAATTTAGAGCTCATCGAAGAGGACGGCATCCTAAGAGCCAAAAATTCGACTCTAGGCGCTGATGACGGTATCGGCGTGGCTATGATGATGGGCGCAATGAGGGAGTTTGCGAATTTAGAGTGCCTATTTACCAACGACGAAGAGGTCGGGCTCGTGGGCGCAAACGCCTTTAAGGGTAAAATTTTATCGCCAAATTTGCTAAATTTAGACAGCGAAGAGGACGACCGCGTGACGCTGGGATGCGCCGGCGGCATAAACGTGAGCGCAAAAATCGGCGCGCAGACCATCAAAAAGAGCGGTAAAATTTACGAGATCGGCGTCACCGGGCTTAGCGGTGGGCACTCGGGCAACGAGATACACAAAAATATCCCAAACGCGACGAAGCTGCTAGCGAAATTCCTCGCCGAGGAGGGCTGCGAGCTTATTAGTCTGGATTTTGGCGAGAGGAGCAACTCGATCCCCGCAAACGCCGTGTGCAAGGCGATCTGTGCGCATGAGCCGGCGCAGCGCGGACTAGCGTGGGTAAAGAGCCTAGGCGAGGGCGAAGCGGACGTGCTGGCAAACAGCGGTAAAATTTTGGCGCTAATTAACTCCTTTGCCCAGGGCGTGCGCAGCTACGACACGCAGCTTGGCATGGTAAACGAAAGCATAAATCTATCGACCGTCAAGCAAAAGGGCGAAGTGATCGAGTTTGACTTTTTCGCGCGCGCGATGAAGCGCGAGGGGCTCGAAAATCTGGGCTTTGAGACCGCTACGCTGGCTAGCGCGCTGGGCTTTGACGTGAGAGTAACCGATCGCTCGGCGAACTGGGCGCCGTGCATCAGCGACTTCGCGCATCTCGTACTTGAGGAACTGCAAAAACAAAAGCCGCAGGCTAAATTTGCCGCCGTGCACGCTGGTCTTGAGTGCGGCGTACTGGTTGCAAAACAGCCCGAGCTGCAAGCCTGCTCCATAGGTCCAAACATCCACTCGCCTCACTCCGTGAACGAGCACTGCGAGATAGCGTCGGTGGAGATGATAGCGGAAGTAGTTAGAAACATTGTCGCTAGGCTTCAGTAG
- the nth gene encoding endonuclease III, with translation MRTKKDINAIKNLFLENFKDAGSELKFQGLYELLVCVMLSAQCTDKRVNLITPSLFEAYPDVASLAQANLASVKALINSCSFFNNKAENLIKMAKSVMSEFGGEIPTTEKELMSLAGVGQKTAHVVLIEHFGSNLMAVDTHVFRVAHRLGLSRGKTPEAVELDLTKAFKTQLNTLHQAMVLFGRYTCKAIKPNCKGCFLNELCSSKDKKFP, from the coding sequence ATGAGAACAAAAAAAGATATAAACGCTATCAAAAATTTATTTTTAGAAAATTTCAAAGACGCGGGCAGCGAGCTTAAATTTCAGGGCCTCTACGAGCTGCTCGTGTGCGTGATGCTAAGCGCTCAGTGCACCGATAAGCGCGTAAATTTGATCACGCCATCGCTTTTTGAAGCATACCCAGACGTAGCAAGCCTAGCTCAGGCAAATCTAGCTAGCGTAAAAGCGCTCATAAATTCCTGTAGCTTTTTTAATAACAAAGCCGAAAATTTAATCAAGATGGCAAAGAGCGTGATGAGCGAATTTGGCGGCGAGATACCAACGACCGAAAAGGAGCTGATGAGTCTAGCTGGGGTGGGTCAAAAGACTGCTCACGTCGTGCTGATCGAGCATTTCGGATCAAATTTGATGGCGGTGGATACGCACGTCTTTCGCGTGGCGCATAGGCTTGGCCTTAGCCGAGGCAAGACGCCCGAAGCTGTCGAGCTTGATCTAACCAAAGCCTTTAAAACACAGCTAAACACGCTTCATCAAGCGATGGTGCTTTTTGGCCGCTACACCTGTAAGGCGATCAAGCCAAACTGCAAGGGGTGCTTTTTAAACGAGCTGTGCAGCAGCAAGGATAAGAAATTTCCTTAA
- a CDS encoding peptidylprolyl isomerase — translation MNKILFASLSLAAALSLNAAEYATVNGTAITDKDVAFTLAAMPGVTLEQLPKDTQKKVIDETINRKLLLDEAKKSGLEKTDEYKAALEELKNNLALDLWMKRIFDNIKVSEGEISDFYNKNKAEFAVPAQVRAKHILVATEKDANDIIAALKGLKGDELVKKFEELAKSKSTDQGSAANGGELGWFGQSQMVKPFADAAFALKKGEITQKPVKSNFGYHVILKEDSKAAGTVGLNEVKPQIEGNLKMEKFRNDIRKRGDELRAKAKVEYK, via the coding sequence ATGAATAAAATTTTATTCGCATCTCTTAGTTTGGCTGCGGCTCTAAGCCTAAACGCGGCGGAGTACGCCACCGTAAACGGAACTGCCATAACCGATAAAGACGTGGCTTTCACGCTTGCTGCTATGCCTGGCGTAACACTAGAGCAACTACCTAAAGACACTCAAAAAAAAGTGATCGACGAGACTATCAACAGAAAACTACTTCTAGACGAGGCTAAAAAGAGCGGACTAGAAAAAACCGACGAATACAAAGCTGCGCTTGAAGAGCTAAAAAACAACCTCGCGCTTGATCTTTGGATGAAGAGAATTTTTGATAATATCAAAGTTAGCGAAGGCGAGATCAGCGACTTTTATAACAAAAATAAAGCCGAATTTGCCGTGCCTGCACAAGTAAGAGCCAAACATATCCTAGTGGCTACTGAAAAAGACGCAAACGACATAATAGCTGCGCTAAAAGGTCTAAAAGGCGACGAGCTGGTTAAAAAATTCGAAGAGCTAGCAAAATCTAAATCTACCGATCAAGGTTCTGCAGCTAACGGCGGCGAACTAGGATGGTTTGGCCAATCTCAAATGGTAAAACCTTTCGCGGACGCTGCATTTGCTCTTAAAAAAGGCGAGATAACTCAAAAACCTGTTAAATCAAATTTCGGCTACCACGTAATCCTAAAAGAGGATAGCAAAGCTGCCGGTACCGTAGGTCTAAACGAGGTTAAACCTCAAATCGAGGGCAACCTAAAGATGGAGAAATTTAGAAACGATATCAGGAAAAGAGGCGACGAGCTTCGCGCAAAAGCTAAAGTAGAATATAAATAA
- the fbaA gene encoding class II fructose-bisphosphate aldolase — protein MGVLDVVKAGVLSGDDVTRLYKYAKEQGFAVPAVNVVGSDSVNAVLEAAKTANSPVIIQFSNGGAGFYAGKACGNADVLGAVAGAQHVHLLAKAYGVPVILHTDHAARKLLPWIDELVKFSREYKKAHGVPLFSSHMLDLSEESLEENLSTCEKYLKELSELGISLEIELGVTGGEEDGVDNTGVDNALLYTQPEDVAQAYERLSKISDRFSIAASFGNVHGVYKPGNVVLRPEILKNSQAYVADKFQTTTDKPVNFVFHGGSGSELKDIKDAVSYGVVKMNIDTDTQWAFWDGVRAYELKNRAYLQGQIGNPEGDDKPNKKYYDPRKWLRSGEESMVKRLLTAFEDLNCLNRN, from the coding sequence ATGGGTGTTTTAGACGTAGTAAAAGCCGGCGTTTTAAGCGGCGATGACGTAACTAGGCTATATAAATACGCAAAGGAGCAGGGCTTTGCCGTGCCTGCGGTAAACGTGGTCGGAAGCGACTCGGTAAATGCTGTTTTAGAAGCGGCGAAAACGGCTAACTCACCCGTTATCATCCAGTTTAGTAACGGCGGGGCCGGCTTTTACGCCGGCAAAGCTTGCGGGAATGCCGACGTACTAGGCGCGGTAGCGGGCGCGCAACACGTGCACTTGCTAGCCAAGGCTTACGGCGTGCCCGTGATCCTACACACCGATCACGCAGCTAGAAAGCTACTACCGTGGATCGACGAGCTGGTTAAATTTAGCCGCGAGTACAAAAAAGCTCACGGCGTGCCGCTTTTTAGCTCGCATATGCTCGATCTTAGCGAGGAGAGCTTGGAGGAAAATCTAAGCACCTGCGAGAAGTATCTAAAAGAGCTTAGCGAGCTTGGCATTAGCTTAGAGATCGAGCTTGGCGTAACCGGCGGCGAAGAGGACGGCGTGGATAATACGGGCGTTGATAACGCGCTTCTTTATACGCAGCCTGAAGACGTCGCGCAGGCATACGAGCGACTAAGTAAAATCAGCGATAGATTTAGTATAGCGGCTAGCTTTGGTAACGTTCACGGCGTGTATAAGCCGGGCAACGTCGTGTTGCGACCGGAAATTTTGAAAAACTCGCAAGCATACGTCGCGGATAAATTTCAAACTACAACCGATAAACCAGTAAATTTCGTATTTCACGGCGGTAGCGGTAGCGAGCTAAAGGATATCAAAGATGCCGTCAGCTACGGCGTGGTAAAAATGAACATCGACACCGATACGCAGTGGGCATTTTGGGACGGCGTGAGAGCGTATGAGCTCAAAAATAGAGCCTATCTGCAAGGTCAAATCGGCAACCCCGAAGGCGACGATAAGCCTAACAAAAAATACTACGATCCGCGTAAATGGCTACGAAGCGGCGAGGAGTCGATGGTAAAACGCCTGCTAACCGCATTTGAAGATTTAAACTGCTTAAATAGAAATTAA
- a CDS encoding MotA/TolQ/ExbB proton channel family protein: MEPKKEARSDNFTDLALPEVKSRRSFFVYAKIVFLPTAIYLVALLGYFGYINFQIGLHTVVMMGVIWVISLIFAKNSAELACCYFEQSGADFKRNLKEYIIKHLLVIGKDTKSNAGFDEFVAYYTRNLRNENFASVGAGIFPMLGILGTFISIAVSMPEFNSSNTMELEAEISTLLSGVATAFYVSIYGIFLALWWIFFEKYGTSKFETLVRRQKNATSDFFWTKEELDRRYLQENLRHFEKIGVIFEHVSNAEFFEELDKTIEAKFKTFTNILKNEEEAVKLSGEHIKQTMNTLLKSSKDQKDLIKVHAEILNVINKFNGNIKDMQLKFAEQYNRLYDVGGERMARLEKSVGELEYNIKIFSESLSKFSGEILEKQKLAMEGFKESLIEGVQAFKKAFDAEAGEVYEDSSALIEGLKQDIDELDKEANEILQTIEKASILDENA, translated from the coding sequence ATGGAACCCAAAAAAGAAGCGAGAAGCGATAATTTCACCGATTTGGCGCTGCCTGAAGTAAAAAGCAGGCGGTCATTTTTCGTTTATGCGAAAATCGTATTTTTGCCGACGGCGATATATCTCGTCGCGCTTCTTGGGTATTTTGGATATATAAATTTCCAGATCGGCCTACACACGGTCGTTATGATGGGCGTTATTTGGGTGATCTCGTTAATCTTTGCTAAAAATAGCGCCGAGCTTGCTTGTTGTTATTTTGAGCAAAGCGGAGCTGATTTTAAGCGAAATCTAAAAGAATACATCATCAAACATCTTTTAGTTATCGGCAAAGATACGAAGTCAAACGCCGGATTTGACGAATTTGTCGCCTACTATACTAGAAATTTACGTAACGAAAATTTTGCTTCCGTGGGTGCGGGTATCTTTCCGATGCTGGGCATCTTAGGAACGTTTATTAGTATCGCGGTTTCTATGCCGGAGTTTAACTCATCAAATACGATGGAGCTTGAGGCTGAAATTTCGACCCTTCTTAGCGGCGTTGCGACTGCGTTTTACGTCTCTATTTACGGTATTTTTCTAGCGCTTTGGTGGATATTTTTTGAAAAATACGGAACGAGCAAATTTGAAACGCTGGTAAGAAGGCAAAAAAACGCTACGAGCGACTTTTTCTGGACGAAAGAGGAGCTTGATAGAAGGTATTTGCAAGAGAATTTAAGACACTTTGAGAAGATTGGAGTGATATTTGAGCACGTTAGTAACGCCGAGTTCTTTGAGGAACTGGATAAGACTATCGAGGCTAAATTTAAAACTTTTACAAATATCTTGAAAAACGAGGAAGAGGCTGTAAAACTAAGCGGCGAGCACATCAAACAAACGATGAATACGCTGCTAAAATCATCAAAAGATCAAAAAGATTTGATCAAGGTCCATGCCGAAATCTTAAACGTTATCAATAAATTTAACGGCAACATCAAAGATATGCAGTTAAAATTTGCCGAGCAGTACAACCGTCTATACGACGTGGGCGGCGAGCGCATGGCAAGGCTAGAAAAGAGCGTGGGCGAGCTTGAGTATAACATCAAAATTTTTAGCGAGTCGCTTTCTAAATTTAGCGGCGAAATTTTAGAAAAACAAAAGCTAGCGATGGAGGGCTTTAAAGAGAGCCTGATCGAGGGCGTGCAGGCGTTTAAAAAGGCTTTTGACGCCGAAGCCGGCGAAGTTTACGAAGATAGTAGCGCGCTCATTGAAGGACTAAAGCAAGACATCGACGAGCTCGACAAAGAGGCAAACGAGATATTGCAAACCATCGAAAAGGCGAGTATACTAGATGAAAACGCGTAA
- a CDS encoding OmpA family protein, protein MKTRNEGKSGDQTFWISYADLMAGLMFVFMLIIGAVVVKYVLSQSDLAKLQKDLSEREKQIVSSQSELARKENVIKEIFSNLDRAKSENKELADINRLVNEMLEGVKKEKNELTNLTQTYEINLNDANKTIADLQDRVLQLGQILAQKEEALNELNAKYGDEVSRYAALEEDFNKTKDKIKDISSLRSNVISNLRAKLGNKVSIDPSSGVVSLPESILFDTGSYELRNEAKERLKEILQTYFEAILNSEEIAKHIDRIVIEGHTNSVGSYMYNLDLSQKRAYSVLDFIYSWNKDKRLEHYLIASGRSFSDLVMKNGKEDPDASRRIEIKFSISDKESMKEMQDLLERQNQKYSKD, encoded by the coding sequence ATGAAAACGCGTAACGAGGGCAAAAGCGGCGACCAGACCTTTTGGATATCGTATGCGGACCTGATGGCCGGGCTGATGTTTGTTTTTATGCTCATCATCGGCGCCGTCGTCGTAAAATACGTCCTTAGCCAAAGCGATTTGGCAAAACTGCAAAAAGATTTGAGCGAGCGCGAAAAGCAAATCGTTTCATCTCAAAGCGAGCTTGCGCGCAAAGAAAACGTCATAAAAGAAATTTTTTCAAATTTGGACCGCGCAAAGAGCGAAAATAAAGAGCTTGCCGATATAAACAGGCTCGTAAACGAGATGCTTGAAGGCGTAAAAAAAGAGAAAAACGAACTCACGAATCTAACCCAAACCTACGAGATAAACCTAAACGACGCAAACAAAACTATCGCGGATTTACAGGATAGAGTGCTCCAGCTAGGGCAAATTTTAGCGCAAAAAGAGGAGGCGCTAAACGAGCTAAATGCAAAATACGGCGATGAAGTCTCAAGATATGCCGCGCTCGAAGAGGATTTTAATAAGACAAAAGACAAGATAAAAGACATCAGCTCGCTTCGCTCAAACGTCATCTCAAATTTACGCGCTAAGCTTGGAAACAAGGTCAGCATAGATCCAAGCTCGGGCGTCGTGTCGCTGCCTGAGTCTATACTTTTTGACACGGGTTCATACGAGCTAAGAAATGAGGCAAAAGAGCGCCTAAAGGAAATTTTGCAGACTTATTTTGAGGCGATACTAAACAGTGAAGAGATCGCAAAACACATCGATAGGATCGTGATCGAGGGGCATACCAACTCCGTAGGTAGCTACATGTACAACCTTGATCTGTCGCAAAAGCGAGCGTATTCGGTGCTAGATTTTATCTACTCGTGGAACAAGGATAAGCGCCTAGAGCACTATCTCATTGCTAGCGGGCGCAGTTTTAGCGATCTGGTGATGAAAAACGGCAAAGAAGACCCCGACGCCTCAAGGCGCATCGAGATCAAATTTTCGATCTCGGACAAAGAGTCGATGAAAGAGATGCAAGATCTCTTGGAGCGGCAAAATCAAAAGTATTCAAAAGACTAA
- a CDS encoding 1-aminocyclopropane-1-carboxylate deaminase, translating into MDGEFNGNKARKLEHFLHAGLGGIKRIVSYGSSQSNAMYSLSVFAKIKGFEFHYVVSNLNSNLAANPIGNFKFALENGMKIYVDKDRRTRARALAYELAGLKESEICGGEAVNLTNNRSENGSNLKDSGGLNLSKFDEQMELAGVKFSKCISHKNSNFEKPADQTSSNLPAAQDCFIGDSLFINEGVWQPQAEAGFISQARQIERWAEAEGKTVDIFLPSGTGTSAAFLAKHVKFDVYTCPCVGDADYLKSEIEALTPNSKVRILPSPKKYHFGDLKLELYQIWREVCEQTGIEFELIYDPVGFLTIMANLGAFKNEILYIHQGGALGNISQKLRYERKFKETR; encoded by the coding sequence ATGGACGGCGAATTTAACGGCAATAAAGCTAGAAAGCTAGAGCATTTCCTGCACGCTGGTCTTGGCGGTATAAAGCGCATCGTTAGCTACGGCTCAAGCCAGTCAAACGCGATGTATAGCCTAAGCGTTTTTGCAAAGATAAAGGGCTTCGAGTTTCACTACGTAGTTTCAAATTTAAACTCAAATTTAGCGGCAAATCCGATCGGAAATTTTAAATTCGCTCTTGAAAACGGGATGAAAATATATGTAGATAAAGATAGGCGGACGCGAGCTAGGGCTTTAGCTTATGAGCTAGCCGGGCTAAAAGAGAGCGAGATTTGCGGCGGCGAGGCGGTAAATTTGACGAACAATCGCAGCGAAAACGGGTCAAATTTAAAAGACTCCGGCGGGTTAAATTTGAGCAAATTTGACGAACAAATGGAGCTCGCGGGCGTAAAATTCAGCAAATGCATAAGCCATAAAAACTCAAATTTTGAAAAACCTGCAGACCAAACAAGCTCAAATTTACCCGCCGCGCAGGATTGCTTCATCGGCGATTCGCTTTTTATAAACGAGGGCGTTTGGCAGCCGCAGGCGGAGGCGGGCTTTATCTCGCAGGCTAGGCAGATAGAGCGCTGGGCGGAGGCGGAGGGCAAAACCGTGGATATATTTTTGCCCTCAGGTACCGGCACGTCGGCGGCGTTTTTGGCTAAGCACGTCAAATTTGACGTCTATACCTGCCCTTGCGTGGGCGATGCAGACTACCTAAAAAGCGAGATCGAGGCGCTGACGCCAAACTCAAAGGTTCGCATTTTACCGTCGCCCAAAAAATATCATTTCGGCGATTTAAAGCTTGAGCTTTATCAAATTTGGCGCGAAGTATGCGAGCAAACGGGGATAGAATTTGAGCTCATTTACGATCCGGTCGGCTTTTTAACGATTATGGCAAACCTGGGCGCGTTTAAAAACGAGATTTTATACATCCATCAAGGCGGCGCGCTCGGAAACATCAGTCAAAAACTAAGATATGAAAGAAAATTTAAGGAGACGAGATGA
- the hisD gene encoding histidinol dehydrogenase — translation MKFLLTSNENFKDYFATLVNRSNGDMSAVMPAVSQILEDVRARGDEALFEQIEKFDRWKPDANSLKIGTDEMQKAYDGIDSCLRNALNLAFERIKSYHEKSLPKTWMEHDEHGVLLGAKYTPLDRAGLYIPGGKAAYPSSLLMNAVPALVAGVGEIAVCTPAVGGKVNTLLLAAMHICGIKEAYKVGGASAVAAMAYGTQTIKKTDVITGPGNIYVATAKKLVYGEVNIDMIAGPSEICVIADESADPRHIAVDLLSQAEHDEMASAVLITPNQAFGAAVQRHINEEIKTLARQPIAQVSIDKKGAIIVASDLDECVRLTNELAPEHLEIATNDAMELARQIRHAGAIFIGHFTPEAMGDYLAGPNHTLPTGGSARFYSPLGVENFMKRTSLISLNAKGISELGNACMKLADAEGLGAHKRSVAVRLEALK, via the coding sequence ATGAAATTTTTACTCACTAGCAACGAAAATTTTAAGGACTATTTCGCCACTTTGGTAAACCGCTCAAACGGCGATATGAGCGCGGTTATGCCCGCCGTTTCGCAGATACTTGAGGATGTGCGGGCTAGAGGTGACGAGGCGCTTTTTGAGCAGATAGAGAAATTCGACCGCTGGAAACCCGACGCAAATAGCTTAAAAATCGGCACCGACGAGATGCAAAAGGCGTATGACGGCATAGATAGCTGCCTGCGAAACGCATTAAATTTAGCCTTTGAGCGCATAAAAAGCTACCACGAAAAAAGTCTGCCAAAAACCTGGATGGAGCACGACGAACACGGCGTTTTGCTAGGCGCCAAGTACACTCCGCTAGACCGCGCGGGACTATATATCCCAGGAGGCAAGGCCGCCTATCCTAGCTCGCTTCTCATGAACGCGGTCCCGGCTCTAGTTGCGGGAGTTGGAGAGATCGCAGTCTGCACGCCTGCCGTCGGGGGCAAGGTAAATACGCTGCTTCTAGCCGCCATGCATATCTGCGGCATTAAGGAAGCCTATAAAGTCGGTGGTGCGTCGGCGGTTGCGGCGATGGCCTACGGCACGCAAACGATCAAAAAAACCGACGTCATCACGGGTCCTGGCAACATATACGTCGCGACGGCTAAAAAGCTCGTCTACGGCGAAGTAAATATCGATATGATCGCGGGCCCTAGCGAGATCTGCGTCATCGCCGACGAGAGCGCAGACCCTCGCCACATCGCCGTGGATCTACTCTCGCAGGCTGAGCACGACGAGATGGCCAGTGCCGTGCTCATCACGCCCAACCAAGCCTTCGGCGCGGCGGTGCAAAGGCATATAAACGAGGAGATCAAGACTCTAGCCAGGCAGCCGATCGCGCAGGTTAGCATCGATAAAAAGGGCGCTATCATCGTAGCTAGCGACCTTGATGAGTGCGTGAGGCTGACTAACGAGCTAGCGCCCGAGCACCTAGAGATCGCGACAAACGACGCGATGGAGCTAGCTAGGCAGATCAGGCACGCCGGCGCGATATTTATCGGGCATTTTACGCCTGAAGCGATGGGCGACTATCTAGCCGGACCCAATCATACGCTGCCCACAGGCGGTAGCGCGAGATTTTACTCGCCGCTCGGGGTTGAAAATTTTATGAAGCGCACTTCGCTCATCTCGCTAAACGCAAAAGGTATAAGCGAGCTAGGAAATGCGTGCATGAAGCTAGCCGATGCCGAGGGGCTCGGAGCGCATAAGCGTTCGGTCGCGGTTAGACTCGAAGCTCTTAAGTGA
- a CDS encoding sodium-dependent transporter, which yields MDRRTWSSKITYILAVAGATVGFGATWRFPYLVGQNGGGAYVLVFCIAMIAIGIPMILAENAIGRRLKCNAVDAFGGKNINPAWKIVGWMGLLGAFGIMAYYMVIGGWVLNYIAQIAFGMLDLSQVLSFEATSAFYEQNIVSDPLAISFATLVFVLVNYAILVQGAVGGIERSAKYLMPLLFVLMIVMIVKNLTLEGAMEGVKFYLTPDFSKINIKLFVEVLGQVFFALSLGFGVMITLSSFVKKDEGLVKISIITGILNTLIAVLAGFMIFPSLFSYGVSPDSGPSLVFKSLPIVFSHMPFGGFFAVAFFALLMIAALTTSLPIYEVIITTLQEKFKIKRKNAIFLVLGTIFIFGNLPSLMATNLLEDVKIFGKNIFDAYDAISATIFFVLTSLGCAIFVGWVLKDEAKREIMQGSEKYAKLVNIWFWYIKFVVPFIILVLFISSFYDNFLK from the coding sequence ATGGATAGAAGAACTTGGAGTTCGAAAATAACGTATATTTTGGCAGTCGCGGGCGCGACCGTGGGTTTTGGCGCGACGTGGCGCTTCCCGTATCTAGTCGGGCAAAACGGCGGCGGCGCCTACGTGCTAGTGTTTTGTATCGCGATGATCGCGATCGGTATACCGATGATTTTGGCTGAAAATGCGATCGGCAGACGCCTAAAATGCAACGCCGTGGACGCATTCGGCGGTAAAAATATAAATCCGGCGTGGAAAATCGTGGGCTGGATGGGGCTGCTTGGGGCATTTGGCATCATGGCCTACTACATGGTTATCGGCGGCTGGGTGCTAAACTACATCGCGCAGATCGCATTTGGTATGCTCGATCTGTCGCAGGTGCTGAGTTTTGAGGCTACGAGCGCGTTTTACGAGCAAAATATCGTAAGCGATCCGCTGGCTATCAGCTTTGCGACGCTTGTGTTCGTGCTCGTAAACTACGCGATCTTGGTGCAGGGCGCGGTCGGCGGTATCGAGCGCTCGGCGAAGTACCTCATGCCGCTACTTTTCGTGCTCATGATCGTGATGATCGTAAAAAACTTGACGCTAGAGGGTGCAATGGAGGGGGTTAAATTTTACCTCACGCCAGATTTTTCAAAGATAAATATCAAGCTTTTCGTTGAGGTTTTGGGGCAGGTATTTTTTGCGCTCTCGCTTGGTTTTGGCGTGATGATTACTCTATCTAGCTTTGTTAAAAAGGACGAAGGGCTGGTTAAAATCTCGATCATCACGGGCATACTAAACACCCTCATCGCCGTACTTGCGGGCTTTATGATATTTCCGTCGCTCTTTAGCTACGGCGTTTCGCCCGATAGCGGCCCAAGCCTCGTGTTTAAGAGCTTGCCGATCGTTTTTTCGCATATGCCTTTTGGCGGATTTTTTGCGGTGGCTTTTTTTGCGCTGCTGATGATCGCCGCACTCACGACCTCGCTGCCGATCTACGAGGTCATCATTACGACGCTTCAGGAGAAATTTAAAATAAAACGCAAAAACGCGATTTTTTTGGTGCTAGGCACGATATTTATCTTTGGAAATTTACCGTCCTTGATGGCTACGAACCTGCTTGAGGACGTTAAAATTTTCGGTAAAAATATCTTTGACGCATACGACGCCATCAGCGCTACGATATTTTTCGTGCTGACCTCGCTTGGGTGCGCGATATTTGTAGGCTGGGTGCTAAAAGACGAAGCTAAACGCGAGATAATGCAGGGCAGCGAAAAATACGCAAAACTCGTAAATATCTGGTTTTGGTATATCAAATTTGTCGTTCCGTTTATCATTTTGGTGCTTTTTATCAGCTCGTTTTACGATAACTTTTTAAAGTAA